The following are from one region of the Bradyrhizobium sediminis genome:
- a CDS encoding outer membrane protein — protein sequence MSDTTQTGSGMGRIALRRLFLAGTSLTVLSGSTLAADLPLVKAPPPVIASSWAGFYLGVHGGYGWKHDDFSRSEAEFFFTTPPPSLDGVRSQGGVFGAHAGYNWQFGRVVTGLEFDFSATDIKGTNSVSEVFVAPGTTVSSSDTLGENVRYLGSARTRLGWLPTDKVLLYGTAGLAWERLDQTKVQSQAVTANGVLVTSNSFSFRDPIDKFGWVAGVGAEAMLGSPNWIGRVEYLHYDFGQVMTARSDTNTAPGFGSFNSSAGSQTIDLVRAGISYKFGEPARMAAVPYAKVPVAASASSWAGFYLGAHAGYGWGNDPGTEPLILFPGIGSTATLGGVNSKGWVGGGQLGYNWQYGRFVTGLEIDLSAADISGSSNTATATIAVPAATLSGRFDENVKYLGTARGRLGWLATDNLLFYGTAGLAWERLERTKIQNETTPAGITNATSTSPSDRFGWVAGVGGEMMLGSTNWIGRLEYLHYDFGRINTGGNISIFQSGLSANATITAGRQTIDVVRAGVSYKFGPEMAAAVQPAMYTKAPRVPPPLQNWAGFYLGAHGGYGWKGNDFAITAFSRALAGGIKSAGWLGGGQAGYNWQYGRAIAGLEIDGSATGIRGSSLPVTFGGTTGTLSDNVKYLGTARGRLGWTLAGDWLLYGTGGLAWERVNRTWFRVSPSLNNINTILSESPRDHFGWVAGAGVETMIHNSNWIARLEYLHYDFGTVESTTVQTSTDPANPPFAERGGRQTLEAVRAGLSYKFTP from the coding sequence ATGTCCGACACAACGCAGACGGGATCGGGAATGGGCCGGATAGCGCTGCGCCGGCTGTTTCTCGCCGGCACGTCGCTGACGGTGCTGAGCGGCTCGACGCTGGCGGCGGACCTTCCGCTGGTGAAAGCGCCGCCGCCCGTGATCGCGTCGTCGTGGGCCGGTTTTTATCTCGGCGTTCATGGCGGCTACGGCTGGAAACACGACGACTTTTCCCGATCCGAGGCCGAGTTCTTCTTCACGACGCCGCCTCCGTCGCTTGACGGCGTGCGGTCGCAAGGCGGGGTCTTCGGCGCCCATGCCGGTTACAACTGGCAGTTCGGCCGTGTCGTCACCGGGCTGGAATTCGACTTCAGCGCGACGGATATCAAGGGCACCAACAGCGTCAGCGAGGTCTTCGTCGCACCCGGCACAACAGTTTCAAGCAGCGACACGCTGGGCGAAAACGTCAGATATCTCGGCAGTGCCCGCACGCGGCTCGGCTGGCTGCCCACGGACAAGGTGCTGCTCTACGGGACCGCGGGCCTTGCCTGGGAGCGGCTCGACCAGACCAAGGTCCAGTCCCAGGCCGTCACGGCGAACGGAGTACTTGTGACTTCAAACTCGTTTTCCTTCCGGGATCCCATCGACAAATTCGGCTGGGTCGCGGGCGTCGGCGCGGAAGCGATGCTGGGCAGCCCGAACTGGATCGGCCGCGTCGAATATCTGCACTACGATTTCGGGCAGGTCATGACGGCCAGGAGCGACACCAATACGGCGCCTGGATTTGGCTCCTTCAACAGCTCCGCCGGTTCGCAGACCATCGACCTCGTTCGCGCCGGTATTTCCTACAAGTTCGGCGAGCCTGCCAGGATGGCGGCCGTGCCCTATGCCAAGGTGCCGGTTGCGGCGTCAGCCTCGTCATGGGCCGGCTTCTACCTCGGCGCCCATGCCGGGTATGGCTGGGGAAACGATCCCGGCACGGAGCCGTTAATACTGTTCCCCGGGATCGGCTCGACGGCGACCCTCGGCGGGGTCAACTCGAAAGGCTGGGTCGGCGGCGGCCAGCTCGGTTACAACTGGCAGTACGGTCGTTTCGTAACCGGTCTCGAAATCGACCTCAGCGCCGCCGACATCAGCGGCAGTTCGAACACCGCGACCGCGACCATCGCGGTTCCGGCCGCCACTCTCTCCGGCAGATTCGACGAAAACGTAAAATATCTCGGCACCGCGCGCGGCCGCCTCGGCTGGCTGGCGACAGATAATTTGCTGTTTTACGGCACGGCGGGCCTTGCCTGGGAACGCCTCGAGCGCACCAAAATACAAAATGAAACGACACCGGCAGGGATAACGAACGCCACATCCACCAGTCCGTCCGACCGGTTCGGCTGGGTCGCGGGTGTCGGCGGCGAAATGATGCTCGGCAGCACGAACTGGATCGGGCGCCTCGAGTATCTGCACTACGATTTCGGCCGCATCAACACCGGCGGCAACATCAGCATCTTTCAGAGCGGACTATCCGCCAACGCAACCATCACCGCAGGGCGTCAAACCATCGACGTGGTGCGCGCCGGCGTTTCCTACAAGTTCGGCCCGGAAATGGCTGCGGCGGTTCAGCCTGCGATGTACACCAAGGCGCCGCGCGTGCCGCCGCCGCTGCAGAACTGGGCCGGTTTCTATCTCGGCGCCCATGGCGGCTATGGCTGGAAGGGCAACGATTTCGCGATCACCGCCTTCAGCCGCGCGCTCGCCGGCGGCATCAAGTCGGCGGGCTGGCTCGGCGGCGGCCAGGCCGGTTACAATTGGCAGTACGGCCGCGCGATCGCCGGACTGGAGATCGACGGCAGCGCCACCGGCATCCGGGGCAGCTCGCTCCCGGTGACCTTCGGGGGCACGACCGGCACGCTGTCGGACAATGTGAAATATCTCGGCACCGCGCGCGGCCGTCTCGGCTGGACGCTCGCGGGCGACTGGCTGCTCTATGGCACCGGCGGCCTCGCATGGGAGCGTGTCAACCGAACCTGGTTCAGGGTCTCGCCCAGCCTGAATAACATTAACACGATTCTCAGCGAATCGCCGCGCGACCATTTCGGCTGGGTGGCCGGCGCCGGTGTCGAAACCATGATCCACAACTCGAACTGGATCGCGCGCCTCGAATATCTGCACTACGATTTCGGCACCGTCGAGTCTACCACGGTCCAGACATCGACCGATCCCGCAAATCCGCCGTTCGCCGAGCGGGGCGGCCGCCAGACCCTCGAGGCCGTCCGCGCCGGCCTGTCCTACAAGTTCACGCCGTAG
- a CDS encoding glycerate kinase type-2 family protein, giving the protein MTDRRPLLRAIYDAAVAAAHPDVVLARHLRPAPKGRVICLAAGKGAAAMAAAAERHYLDELGLEPSRLTGIATTRHGHAVPTRRIRVVEAGHPVPDEAGLKGAEDSLRLAASAGADDLLLVLLSGGGSANWIAPAEGVSFTQKQQLNRALLRSGAPIGEVNTVRKHLSRIKGGRLARAGKLAEIVTLAISDVPHDDPSAIASGPTVPDPTTLADARALVAKYGLQVDDAIRIALDDPRNESCKPGDAAFARAEFELIAQPKASLDAAIRLAKDAGYEIIGLGADLEGEARDVAADHARLALQARAANRRVAILSGGELTVTVRGNGRGGPNQEYALALAGLLKDTPDIAALAADTDGADGGAGSAADPAGAMIDSATFAKMKSLGLDPRAYLDNNDATAFFSATGDLLLTGPTLTNVNDIRVILVD; this is encoded by the coding sequence ATGACCGACAGACGCCCTCTCCTGCGCGCGATCTATGATGCCGCCGTCGCCGCCGCACATCCCGACGTGGTGCTGGCGAGGCATCTGCGCCCGGCGCCGAAGGGCCGGGTGATTTGTCTGGCCGCCGGCAAGGGCGCGGCCGCCATGGCCGCAGCGGCGGAGCGGCACTATCTTGACGAACTGGGGCTCGAGCCGTCGCGTCTCACCGGGATCGCCACCACCCGCCACGGCCACGCCGTGCCGACGCGGCGGATCCGGGTGGTCGAAGCCGGCCATCCCGTCCCCGATGAGGCTGGCCTCAAGGGCGCCGAGGACAGCCTGCGTCTGGCCGCGAGCGCGGGTGCCGACGATCTCTTGCTGGTGTTGTTGTCGGGCGGCGGTTCCGCGAACTGGATCGCGCCGGCCGAGGGCGTATCGTTCACGCAGAAACAACAGCTGAACCGGGCGCTGCTGCGCTCGGGCGCGCCGATCGGCGAGGTCAACACCGTTCGCAAACACCTGTCGCGGATCAAGGGCGGGCGGCTGGCGCGCGCCGGGAAGCTGGCCGAAATCGTGACACTGGCAATATCGGATGTTCCGCACGACGATCCGAGCGCCATCGCCTCCGGACCGACGGTGCCGGATCCGACCACGCTTGCGGATGCGCGCGCCCTGGTCGCAAAATACGGCCTTCAGGTTGACGACGCGATCCGGATTGCGCTCGACGACCCCAGGAACGAGAGCTGCAAGCCAGGCGATGCCGCCTTTGCGCGCGCAGAGTTCGAACTGATCGCGCAGCCGAAGGCGTCGCTGGACGCCGCGATCAGGCTGGCCAAGGACGCGGGCTACGAGATCATCGGACTCGGCGCCGACCTCGAAGGCGAGGCCCGCGACGTCGCCGCCGATCACGCCAGGCTTGCGCTGCAGGCCCGCGCGGCGAACAGGCGCGTGGCGATCCTGTCGGGCGGCGAACTCACCGTGACCGTGCGCGGCAATGGCCGCGGCGGCCCCAACCAGGAGTATGCGCTGGCGCTGGCCGGTCTGCTCAAGGACACACCCGATATTGCGGCGCTGGCGGCGGACACCGACGGCGCCGACGGCGGCGCCGGCAGCGCCGCCGATCCCGCGGGCGCAATGATCGATTCCGCCACGTTCGCTAAGATGAAGTCGCTCGGCCTCGATCCCAGGGCGTACCTCGACAACAACGACGCCACCGCGTTCTTCAGCGCAACCGGCGATCTCCTGCTGACCGGCCCGACGCTGACCAATGTCAATGATATCCGGGTGATATTGGTGGATTAG
- a CDS encoding MarR family winged helix-turn-helix transcriptional regulator, which produces MTVSKTAAAAVKPSRAARKEPAEASAPDTALQLGELSELLGYSLKRAQLRIFEDFLRCVAPLQLTPAQFSVLLLLDRNPGRNQTEIANTLGILRPNFVAMLDGLESRDLCTRVRSTNDRRSHILMLTDKGRAVLARAKKLVATKHEARLNEVLGPANRAALLDMLSKLAREF; this is translated from the coding sequence ATGACTGTTTCCAAGACCGCCGCCGCTGCCGTCAAGCCGTCCCGCGCCGCCCGCAAGGAACCGGCGGAGGCCTCGGCGCCGGACACCGCGCTGCAGCTCGGCGAATTGTCGGAACTGCTGGGCTATTCGCTCAAGCGCGCGCAGTTGAGAATTTTCGAGGATTTCCTGCGTTGTGTGGCGCCGCTGCAGCTGACGCCGGCGCAGTTCTCGGTGCTGTTGCTGCTCGACAGGAATCCCGGCCGCAACCAGACCGAGATCGCCAATACGCTCGGCATCCTGCGGCCGAATTTCGTGGCGATGCTCGACGGCCTCGAGAGCCGAGACCTGTGCACGCGGGTCCGCTCGACCAACGACCGCCGCTCCCACATCCTGATGCTGACCGACAAGGGCCGGGCGGTGCTGGCGCGCGCCAAGAAGCTGGTCGCGACCAAGCACGAAGCGCGTCTCAACGAGGTGCTGGGCCCCGCCAACCGCGCCGCGCTGCTGGATATGCTGAGCAAGCTCGCAAGAGAGTTTTGA
- a CDS encoding branched-chain amino acid ABC transporter permease encodes MNTTIMLFLVQDGITSGAIYALLGLALVLVFAVTRVILIPQGEFVTYGALTYATLSAGHVPGTARLAVAMGMVAFGLDLFAGRKLLHLRLVARAFAVNILLPVVILALTSWLAGQKSIAINIALSLLIVAAIGLFLYRIAFQPIAHTSVLVLLIVSVGCHLALQGLGLVFFGAEGQRGPAILDTAFTIGPLRFTGQSMAVYAITIAFIVGLWLFFGLTLYGKALRATAVNRLGARLVGIRTTLSGQIAFLLASVIGAISGILIVPITTLYYDTGFLIGLKGFIAAIIGGLVSYPLTAVAALVVGTVEAFSSFYASNFKEVIVFTLILPVLVLRSLAAPEVEEEKD; translated from the coding sequence TTGAACACAACCATCATGCTGTTCCTGGTACAGGACGGCATTACCAGCGGCGCAATCTATGCGCTGCTCGGACTTGCGCTGGTGCTGGTGTTCGCCGTCACCCGCGTGATCCTGATTCCGCAGGGCGAGTTCGTCACCTATGGCGCGCTGACCTATGCCACGCTGTCGGCGGGCCATGTGCCCGGCACGGCGCGGCTGGCGGTGGCGATGGGCATGGTGGCGTTTGGCCTCGACCTGTTCGCCGGCCGCAAGTTGCTGCATCTGCGCCTGGTGGCACGCGCCTTCGCGGTCAATATCCTGCTGCCGGTCGTGATCCTCGCTTTGACCTCCTGGCTCGCCGGCCAGAAGTCGATCGCGATCAATATCGCGCTGTCGCTCCTGATCGTCGCGGCGATCGGCCTGTTTCTCTACCGCATTGCGTTTCAGCCGATCGCGCACACCTCGGTGCTGGTGCTGCTGATCGTTTCCGTCGGTTGCCACCTCGCGCTGCAGGGCCTCGGCCTGGTATTTTTCGGCGCCGAAGGCCAGCGCGGCCCGGCGATCCTGGATACGGCCTTCACGATAGGCCCGCTGCGCTTCACCGGCCAGAGCATGGCGGTCTACGCCATCACCATCGCCTTCATCGTCGGCCTGTGGCTGTTCTTCGGCCTCACACTCTACGGCAAGGCGCTGCGCGCCACTGCTGTCAACCGGCTCGGCGCGCGCCTGGTCGGCATCCGGACCACGCTGTCGGGACAGATCGCCTTTCTGCTGGCCTCGGTGATCGGGGCGATTTCGGGCATCCTGATCGTGCCGATCACGACGCTGTATTACGACACCGGGTTCCTGATCGGCCTGAAGGGCTTTATCGCTGCGATCATCGGTGGCCTCGTCAGCTACCCCCTGACCGCGGTCGCGGCGCTGGTGGTCGGCACCGTCGAGGCGTTCTCCTCGTTCTATGCCAGCAATTTCAAGGAGGTCATCGTCTTCACGCTGATCCTTCCGGTCCTCGTGCTGCGGTCGCTCGCCGCACCCGAGGTCGAGGAAGAGAAGGATTGA
- a CDS encoding branched-chain amino acid ABC transporter ATP-binding protein/permease — protein MTQRLLPMFVFALVMAAIPFIPGMPPFWIVLLNNIGLAALVAMGLVLLTGVGGLTSFGQAAFCGFGAYTTAVLTTAYGVSPWLTLPLALLVSGIAAVLLGLVTVRLSGHYLPLGTIAWGIGLFYLFSKLEFLGRNDGITGIPPLSIGSLKMLDAGTIYFAIWVAVLISALLTMNLLDSRTGRAIRALRRGHIAAEAFGVQTPRAKLLVFIYAAVLAGLSGWLYAHFQRAANPTPFGAQAGIEYLFIAVVGGAGYVWGAVLGAGIVVILKEILQSHLPYLFHGEGQLETIVFGILLVLLLQLAPTGVWPWLMARLPFTPGRKRPDTSLVLPARSRPATAPGVLLQLDRARKQFGGVIAVNEVSFDVQAREIVALIGPNGAGKSTTFNLITGVLTSTGGSISVLGRNINNAPPLEVVKLGIARTFQHVKLVPDMTVLENVAIGAHLRGHSGALSSMFRLDRADEAKLLAEAARQIERVGLSDQIDQLAGSLSLGQQRIVEIARALCVDPMLLLLDEPAAGLRHMEKQRLAGLLRQLRDGGMSVLLVEHDMGFVMNLADRVVVLDFGTKIAEGTPDAIKTNPDVIEAYLGAVS, from the coding sequence ATGACGCAACGCCTCCTTCCCATGTTCGTCTTCGCGCTGGTGATGGCAGCGATTCCGTTCATCCCGGGCATGCCGCCGTTCTGGATCGTGCTGCTCAACAACATCGGGCTTGCCGCCCTGGTGGCGATGGGGCTGGTGCTGCTGACCGGCGTCGGCGGCCTCACCTCGTTCGGCCAGGCGGCATTTTGCGGTTTTGGCGCCTACACGACGGCGGTGCTCACCACCGCGTATGGAGTATCGCCGTGGCTGACGCTGCCGCTCGCCTTGCTGGTGAGCGGCATCGCCGCCGTCCTGCTCGGCCTCGTCACGGTGCGGCTGTCCGGCCACTATCTGCCGCTCGGCACCATCGCCTGGGGCATCGGCCTGTTCTACCTCTTCAGCAAGCTGGAATTCCTCGGCCGCAATGACGGCATCACCGGGATCCCGCCGCTGTCGATCGGCTCGCTCAAGATGCTCGATGCCGGGACGATCTACTTCGCGATCTGGGTCGCGGTGCTGATCTCCGCCCTGCTCACCATGAACCTGCTGGACTCACGCACCGGCCGCGCGATCCGGGCGCTGCGCCGCGGCCACATCGCCGCCGAAGCCTTCGGCGTGCAGACCCCGCGCGCCAAGCTGTTGGTGTTCATTTATGCCGCGGTGCTGGCCGGGCTGTCCGGCTGGCTCTATGCGCATTTCCAGCGCGCCGCCAATCCGACCCCGTTCGGCGCCCAGGCCGGTATCGAATATCTTTTCATCGCGGTGGTCGGCGGCGCCGGCTATGTCTGGGGCGCGGTGCTGGGGGCCGGCATTGTCGTCATCCTGAAAGAGATCCTGCAGAGCCACCTGCCTTATCTGTTCCACGGCGAAGGCCAGCTCGAGACCATCGTGTTCGGCATCCTGCTGGTGCTGCTGCTGCAACTGGCGCCGACCGGCGTCTGGCCCTGGCTGATGGCGCGGCTGCCGTTCACGCCCGGCCGCAAGCGGCCCGATACCTCGCTGGTCCTGCCGGCGCGCAGCCGGCCGGCGACCGCGCCCGGCGTATTGCTGCAGCTCGACCGTGCCCGCAAGCAGTTCGGCGGCGTGATCGCGGTCAACGAGGTCTCCTTCGACGTCCAGGCCCGCGAGATCGTGGCGCTGATCGGCCCCAACGGCGCCGGCAAGAGCACCACCTTCAACCTGATCACCGGCGTGCTCACTTCTACCGGCGGCTCGATCTCCGTGCTCGGCCGCAACATCAACAACGCGCCGCCGCTGGAAGTGGTAAAACTTGGTATCGCCAGGACCTTCCAGCACGTCAAACTGGTGCCCGACATGACGGTGCTGGAAAACGTCGCGATCGGCGCCCATCTGCGCGGGCATTCCGGCGCGCTCTCCAGCATGTTCCGGCTCGACCGGGCAGATGAGGCGAAATTACTGGCGGAGGCGGCGCGCCAGATCGAGCGCGTCGGGCTCAGTGACCAGATCGACCAGCTGGCGGGCAGCCTGTCGCTCGGCCAGCAGCGCATCGTCGAAATCGCGCGGGCGCTCTGTGTCGACCCGATGCTGCTGCTGCTCGACGAGCCGGCGGCCGGTTTGCGGCATATGGAGAAGCAGCGGCTCGCCGGCCTGCTGCGGCAATTGCGCGACGGCGGCATGTCGGTGCTGCTGGTGGAGCACGACATGGGATTCGTGATGAATCTGGCCGACCGCGTCGTGGTGCTCGACTTCGGCACCAAGATCGCCGAGGGCACCCCCGATGCGATCAAGACCAATCCGGACGTGATCGAGGCCTATCTCGGAGCGGTTTCATGA
- a CDS encoding ABC transporter ATP-binding protein codes for MSALLQVTDAHVAYGKVETVRSVSLEVNDNEIVTIIGANGAGKTTLLNAVMGILPLQGRVVFAGEDMLRFEIEDRVAAGLSLVPEHRELFATMSVEDNLQLGAFRIAKAVAAQSFERVYTLFPRLKERRKQLAGTLSGGEQQMLAMGRALMGAPKLLMLDEPSLGLAPIIVADIFHIIGELRANGVSVLLVEQNAQAALKIADRAYVMELGEFILNGPATDIAANQRVAASYLGFTHEGESAV; via the coding sequence ATGAGCGCATTGCTGCAGGTCACCGACGCGCATGTCGCTTACGGCAAGGTCGAGACGGTGCGTTCGGTCTCGCTCGAGGTTAATGACAACGAGATCGTCACCATCATCGGCGCCAACGGCGCCGGCAAGACCACACTGCTGAACGCCGTCATGGGCATCCTGCCGCTGCAGGGCCGCGTCGTCTTTGCCGGCGAGGACATGTTGCGGTTCGAGATCGAGGACCGCGTCGCGGCGGGCCTCAGCCTCGTGCCTGAGCATCGCGAGCTGTTCGCCACCATGAGTGTCGAGGACAACCTGCAGCTCGGCGCCTTCCGGATCGCGAAAGCGGTCGCGGCGCAATCGTTCGAGCGGGTCTACACGCTGTTCCCGCGGCTGAAGGAGCGGCGCAAGCAGCTCGCCGGGACGCTGTCGGGCGGCGAACAGCAGATGCTGGCGATGGGCCGCGCCCTGATGGGCGCGCCAAAGCTGTTGATGCTGGACGAGCCGAGCCTTGGCCTCGCCCCGATCATCGTCGCCGATATCTTCCACATCATCGGCGAACTGCGCGCCAACGGCGTTTCGGTGCTGCTGGTCGAACAGAACGCCCAGGCCGCGCTGAAGATCGCCGACCGTGCCTATGTGATGGAGCTCGGTGAGTTCATCCTGAACGGTCCGGCGACGGACATCGCCGCCAACCAGCGGGTGGCGGCGAGCTATCTCGGCTTCACCCACGAGGGCGAGAGCGCGGTTTAG
- a CDS encoding ABC transporter substrate-binding protein, translated as MNKFYLSAAAIAATLALPALPASAQSNEIVIGITVTTTGPAAALGIPERNSLEFVPKEIGGVPLKLIVLDDGGDPTAATTNARRFVTESKADIIMGSSTTPPTVAVSTVANEAGIPHFGLAPLPITPERAKWSVVMPQPVPIMGKVLYEHMKAHNVKTVGYIGYSDSYGDLWFNDFKNQAVPMGMTMVDEERFARPDTSVAGQVLKLVAANPDAVLVGASGTAAALPQTALRERGYKGLIYQTHGAASMDFIRIAGKAAEGVIMASGPVMSPETQADSALTKKPGLALNTAYEAKFGPNSRSQFAGHSYDAFEVLKRVIPVALKAGKPGTPEFREGIRKAWLSEKDLAASQGVYNWTEKDRYGVDDRSRIILTVKDGKYVPAK; from the coding sequence ATGAACAAGTTTTACCTGTCGGCCGCGGCCATCGCGGCAACTTTGGCACTGCCGGCGTTACCGGCAAGCGCCCAGAGCAATGAAATCGTGATCGGCATCACCGTCACGACCACGGGACCCGCGGCGGCGCTGGGCATTCCCGAGCGCAACTCGCTCGAATTCGTGCCGAAGGAAATCGGCGGCGTCCCGCTCAAGCTGATCGTACTCGACGACGGTGGCGATCCGACCGCCGCCACCACCAATGCGCGGCGCTTCGTCACGGAATCCAAGGCCGACATCATCATGGGTTCGTCGACCACGCCGCCGACGGTTGCGGTCTCCACCGTCGCCAATGAAGCCGGCATTCCGCATTTCGGCCTGGCGCCGCTCCCGATCACGCCGGAGCGCGCCAAGTGGTCGGTCGTCATGCCGCAACCGGTCCCGATCATGGGCAAGGTGCTGTACGAGCACATGAAGGCGCATAACGTCAAAACCGTCGGGTACATCGGCTACTCCGATTCCTACGGCGATCTCTGGTTCAACGACTTCAAGAACCAGGCCGTCCCGATGGGAATGACTATGGTTGACGAGGAGCGCTTTGCGCGGCCGGATACCTCGGTCGCGGGACAGGTGCTGAAGCTGGTCGCCGCCAATCCCGACGCGGTCCTGGTCGGCGCGTCCGGCACCGCCGCGGCGCTGCCGCAGACGGCGCTGCGCGAGCGCGGCTACAAGGGGCTGATCTATCAGACCCATGGCGCTGCCAGCATGGACTTCATCCGCATCGCCGGAAAGGCTGCGGAAGGCGTGATCATGGCGTCGGGTCCGGTAATGTCGCCGGAAACGCAAGCCGACAGCGCGCTGACCAAGAAGCCCGGCCTCGCGCTCAACACCGCCTATGAGGCCAAGTTCGGTCCCAACAGCCGCAGCCAGTTCGCCGGACATTCCTACGATGCCTTTGAAGTTCTCAAGCGCGTCATTCCGGTGGCGCTGAAGGCGGGCAAGCCGGGCACGCCGGAATTCCGCGAGGGCATCCGTAAGGCGTGGCTGAGCGAGAAGGACCTCGCGGCGAGCCAAGGCGTCTATAACTGGACCGAAAAGGACCGCTACGGCGTCGACGACCGCTCGCGCATCATCCTGACGGTGAAGGACGGAAAATACGTTCCGGCGAAGTGA
- a CDS encoding acyl-CoA thioesterase, producing MFVHRRDVQIQWGDCDPANIVYYPRYFAMFDDSTSIMFEAAGFSKQDIIHKYGLVGIPMVDTRAKFYIASTHGDWIAIESRVESFKRSSFEVTHKVFKGEALAIEAFETRVLVGRHPDDPGKLKSAPMPEEIIARFTRG from the coding sequence ATGTTCGTCCACCGGCGCGACGTGCAGATCCAGTGGGGCGACTGCGACCCCGCCAACATCGTCTACTATCCGCGCTACTTCGCGATGTTCGACGATTCGACCTCGATCATGTTCGAAGCCGCCGGTTTCTCGAAGCAGGACATCATCCACAAATATGGCCTGGTCGGCATTCCCATGGTGGACACGCGGGCCAAATTCTACATCGCCTCGACCCACGGCGACTGGATCGCGATCGAGAGCCGGGTGGAGAGCTTCAAGCGGTCGAGCTTCGAGGTCACCCACAAGGTGTTCAAGGGCGAGGCGCTGGCGATCGAGGCGTTCGAGACCCGGGTGCTGGTCGGCCGGCACCCGGACGATCCCGGCAAGCTGAAATCGGCCCCGATGCCGGAAGAGATTATTGCGAGGTTCACGCGGGGCTGA
- a CDS encoding SDR family NAD(P)-dependent oxidoreductase: protein MQLKDQAAIVTGGASGLGAATARKLAAQGAKVAVCDLNTKLAESVAAEIGGVAVTCDVADVASAEAAIATASKAHGPARVLVNCAGIGVAKRVVGRDGPMPLADFDRVIRVNLIGSFNMLRLAAAEMAKLEPLSTGERGVVISTASVAAYDGQIGQSAYSASKGGIVAMTLPIARELAQFGIRVLTIAPGLFLTPLLAGLPQEAQDSLAASIPFPHRLGQPEEFASLALHMIDNPYLNGEVVRLDAALRMAPR from the coding sequence ATGCAGTTGAAGGATCAGGCCGCCATCGTCACCGGGGGCGCATCGGGATTGGGCGCCGCCACCGCGCGCAAGCTCGCAGCGCAAGGCGCCAAGGTCGCGGTATGCGATCTCAACACCAAGCTTGCCGAAAGCGTCGCCGCCGAAATCGGCGGCGTCGCGGTGACCTGCGATGTCGCCGACGTCGCTTCGGCGGAAGCCGCTATCGCCACGGCGTCCAAGGCCCATGGCCCGGCGCGGGTGCTGGTCAACTGCGCCGGCATCGGCGTCGCCAAGCGGGTGGTCGGCCGCGACGGCCCGATGCCGCTCGCCGATTTCGACAGGGTGATCAGGGTCAATTTGATCGGCTCCTTCAACATGCTGCGGTTGGCGGCCGCCGAAATGGCCAAGCTGGAGCCGCTTTCGACCGGGGAGCGCGGCGTGGTGATTTCCACGGCGTCGGTCGCGGCCTATGACGGCCAGATCGGCCAGTCGGCCTATTCGGCCTCGAAAGGCGGCATCGTCGCGATGACCTTGCCGATCGCGCGCGAACTGGCGCAGTTCGGCATTCGCGTGCTGACCATTGCGCCGGGCCTGTTCCTGACGCCGCTGCTGGCCGGCCTGCCGCAGGAAGCGCAGGATTCGCTCGCCGCCTCGATTCCGTTCCCGCACCGGCTCGGCCAGCCCGAAGAGTTTGCCTCGCTGGCGCTGCACATGATCGACAATCCCTACCTCAACGGCGAGGTGGTGCGGCTCGACGCCGCGCTGCGCATGGCGCCGCGCTAA